The Drosophila innubila isolate TH190305 chromosome 2L unlocalized genomic scaffold, UK_Dinn_1.0 4_B_2L, whole genome shotgun sequence genome segment TGGGATTACGTTCACCCAACTCGATGCAGGCGCGCACTACGCGGTTCAGTTTGTTCTCCATCTCGGGATCTCCACGTTGCACCGCATTGAAATCCAGCTCTGCATCGCCGGATCCCTGTACCTCCACCGAGCTAGCGGCACCGCCACCCACTCCAATGCGGTAAACCGGACCTCCAATCTTGGCCAGCAACTGGCCACGCTCCGGCGTCACCTTGTCCCGCATCGAAGCTGGCATAGTGCCCAATCCTCCGCTGAACATAATCGGTTTAACGTATTCCTCCCGTGTCGTGGGCTGGGCAGCATTGTATAATCCATAGGATATGGTGAATCCCGATATTAGAGGTTCTCCAAACTTGTTGCCATAATCCGAGGCGCCGTTGCTGGCCTCGATCAGCACCTGGAGTGGAGGTGCAAACGAGCTGGGATACTTTAATCCCGATGGTTCGTATGGTTGCTTGTAACCCGGAATATTCAATGCACCCACACAGTAGCCGGCGGTGCCAGCGATGGGTAAGCCACCACGTCCCACGCCCTGGACATCTCGGAGGCGTCCTCCAGTACCGGTGGTTGCACCACTAAATGGTGCCACAGCTGTGGGCATGTTATGGGTTTCGGCCGTAAAGATCAAATCAGAATGCACCTTTTGCAGTTCCATAACGCCTGGTGCCCCAATCTCTTTTGGCTGCAGTGCTTCATGCTCGAATCCCTTGATGGCGCTGCTGTTGTCACTGAACTTGATGGTATTATTGGGATTCGTGTCGAGCTGCGTGTCCATAATCAGCTTGATGAGCGACTTGGGCAACTCCCTGCCCTCGTGCATCATGCGTCCCCGGAAGAACCAATGTCTCGAGTGCTCACTGTTGCTCTGGGCGCAATCAAACAGCTCCACGGTGGTGGGATTACGTTTAAGTTTCTGGGCAAACAGGTTGTAATAGAAATCCAAGTCGTAGTCGGTGAATGCCAAGCCCAGTTCACGATTAATCCTCTCCAGCGCCGGACGACCTTCCTCCAACACGGGCACATAATGCCAGGCAGCTTGTTTTGCCGGCAGCTGCTCATCGAAGCTCTCCCGCGGCGTATTCCCCTCCGTGTACTGACAGTGCGTCATCCGATCTCCCAGCTGAGACACAAAATCAGCGGCATCACGTGACGCGGAGGTGGCAAAGGTCAGGAGATAACGCGTGGAGGTCTCCATGCGTTGCACCTCCGTGTAGCCGAGATTCTGAAAGATGTTCACACAGTTGGTCGAGTACGGAGTGGAAAAGTTGAAACGTGGTCCGATCTCCACCAGCACCTGGGTTCCCTTCTCCGCCCGCAACGTGGCCCGTTTGCTGAGAGTCTCCTTTGACTGAAGAGGTTGCCGTACCAGCCAACACATCAGCTGCTCCAGGGCCAAGGTATGTTGCTTCACCTGGTTATATTCCAGGTGATAACAACGCTCCATGTGCACCGATAACAACTGAGGATCGATCACCCGAAGGCGACGCAACACTTGCTCCTCCTCCGCCGCATCGAAGGCCTCAGCATCGTAATAACGTAGTATGACCATTTCCGGTTAGACTAAGGGAAAACAGAGATAGTAGTCTTCTATCTTAATTGGAATAAGACAATGAGATATCCTAGCCCAGTACCTTGGGTACTTAGATACttatcatatatatgtacgaaAAATTTGCTCCCCAAATTTCAAGtctaactttaaaattgatccTGTAATTCGTTTAttcttttcgatttgtggTCGAATCTTGGTGCTTATCATGTCTAAGATCTTTTTGTACAttcggacagacggacggatccgattatatcgactcgactttACTTCTGACTGTTACATACTTTGCACAAACTTAATATATCCTCGATCAGGGTAAGAAAAAACCAAAGCGTGCGTTCCTTAGACGCGCTGCGACAAGACTGAAAACTGAAGCTGATCTTGATCCGTTGACAACTAGAGCAAATACCTTGGACAACCACGCTTCAGGGGGGTTATCAGCCACAGATCAGCTAagctcagttcagttcagtttcagGTTACAGCAGACGACGCCCAGTTGCATTTGCCAATTGTGAATTGCAATCGTTGCTTTGGCGTCACagcttgtttttgttattgttatcacataattacatatgtatgtacctaGGTACATACTCGTGATGTGTGCTGATAAACAAGCACAGcgtaaacatattttatttgttgctcaccaaattgttattaataaaaatatatacttataatatatttaagtagaGGTTTGTTGTTcaagttatttaatattaactaaCCCAAATTAAATCACAATAAGCGTCGCGCACGTGCGTAGTTAGCGGAGGAAACACGAACTGAGAAACGAAGAGAGATAGCGCAACTCAGAGTACGACGCGCACGTTTTGATAGCAATCAATTTGCCACTGGGTCTATCAAGCTCTGAGCAGCTGTTGAAAGCTCTGCGCCTACCCTGTACCCAAAGCTTGCTATTAATAGTATACATTTAATAACACTTTACAAGTTCTTCTCTTGAATTAGCAGTTCAAAACCACGGctaaaacttaaagaaattatttcttGATACATTTAAAAAGCGTAATTTTTAGTGtgccaaacaaatttatatcaattgcattgttttaataaaaggttcaataaaagtgtaaatatattatttatattaatatgtgaaccacttaaaatatatcaattcaATCTACTAATAAAGCAATAATGTGCTGTTTGTAGTGTACCAATCATgaaattttctctttttctataTGTACCATTTAAAGCGTTAATTGGGtacattacaaaaaatttacaattttcaataaatgtgtacaatctatttaaatgtaccttttttattcttatacaaAAGTGTACCATTTTCTATACCAATGTACCGACGAACATAAATTGTACCAGTTTTGGTACATCTGTATCCGCGATAAGATATcaataaatgtacattttatacCCATAgtcattttcattcattcattgcaTTACTTAACAAATTGGCAACGGTAATACACTCagtacatacacacagatcACGCGCAcaccaccaaaaaaaaaaagagtaaaattGAATGTCAAAAGCTCAAAAATGTTTAGcggttcttgttgttctttttagCTTGGGCTATGATCGTGACGTAGCCAATAATCTTgtatagcaacagcaacaaaacataTCACGCTGTGGCGTCACGGAAAGCTTTGAAGAGTAATGAAAGCCAATAAAGACGCGGTCAAAACGTGTGCACACTCTTACGTATCTtgggtttatttataaatacatatacatacatatgaagATACAAGTGTATCTGTGAAATTCAAGTTGAACgttgcaacttgcaagttTAGCGGTCATCAACGCTAGTTGGCGGCCAAATGCACTGTATACATGTACAGTAAGTCAAGGAGCTGTtttgacaataaaatataatgttgataaattttatttttttttcagataaaagtagataattttttaaagttctaCTTTGAGCCACATGCactgtaataaaattaaatatttaaatttgtttctatgtcaaaacaattgtttgacttactgtaaatacatttatatatgaaaaatgattataatatgaattaaaaagaTTGTTCTTGAATAGTTTTCTTgagcattattttatttgcagctCATTTTTCGTTTACTTTTCGAGTATACAAACTATATTTgaattatgaataaataacattGCTACTCCTGCTTCTGCCGATGTTGTTAATATTTCCTTGCCGCCTTATCGGATTTTTTACGTTGGATTCTGACCCTATCTGAAGCACACGTCAATTGGCAACACAGCCAAACTGATAATCATGGgagttttttttgttccttttttgtgttgtgttgaaattgatttacaaaatatataaatatatatatatctcaaAGCAGTCGAACAAATCGTTTGCAATTGCAAGTGAATATTGTAATTGATTATGGTTTATctatgttttgttgttgttatgcttGCTGTCGTTAATGTTGTGCTACAAAGTAGCGTACCGATGCGAACTCTAAAACTGCTAAGATTCACTAACACTGGATACGTATCTATGTTATGTGCATTGCTTTTGCCGCTTTGGTTGCCTGCACACTGATTTCATCCATACTTTTGCGGGCGCTCTCTGTGACTTCATCGATCGATCGCCGTGTACTGTGTATCAGTTCGTCTGTGCCCCGCGCCGCGGACTCGGCAATGCCTTTGACCTCTGTGTTGATCAGTCCAATGACCCATTCCAAGCCCTGACGTCCCTTACCCGCGTTCGCGCTAATTGTGTTCGTCAGCAAGTCTTCCATGTAGTGGGATAGTGGCACTCCATAGACAGTTACTGTCGCCTCCTGTCGGAGCATTGTCTTTGCTGAATCTGCAGGATGTGGCTCATAGTACAACACCTCGTCGACGCTTATATTTCGACAGAATGTGAGattgtttgttttcaaaacCATTTGTTTGCGCTGCGGATCCACTGTGGAGCGTTCGCTGGCAAAGCACGACTTGGCGGTTCCAATCAGCGCGTGTGTCCACTTGGGAAAATACCATTTGGACTGGACAAGTCGATGTGTGTGCAGCACACCGTCGACCACTTTGCGCTCCACAACATCGGTGCCAATGATTGAAGGTGTCATCGGGTTTGGATATTTGCGCCACGCCGCCTGTGTAACCGTCTCCCAAGGATGGTTAAACACATGCTCCGAAGTCCAGATTTTCATTATGCAAGCGTCTTATTCGTTTTCGTCACTGTGCGAGCCTTTCTCTCTGGTTATTTCGCAATCGGGACGCGGACTTGACAACCTGTTTGTCGCCGAGGCAACAGAGCGGATGCAGtagattgaaaattttttaaattagtttggcacgttttacaaattgataatttggagaaaaaaaatttatattttgtgagCTATCCAGACCTTTTTACTCAGGTGTTCTGCGAGTAATAAACTACTACTTGCCACCTGGCCCAAATGTTGCCATCCGACTGCAAAGGGTGCCACCCTGTTAAGTTCACTGATCTGGCAATGTGTACATTTTTGGAgaagttttgcattttttttctgaatttttaaaaatatttttctgaacaaaatttgtaatttctctCCCATTGGGAAAATCGCTAAATTATATTCTACAATTCAAATGTTAACGATAAGCACCAGGTGTTTGGTTCAAAATAAAAGgtagaaaacaacaataatgaaataattggttaattaaaactagaatacaaaaattatgccaacaattattaatttttgtatattgttccaatttacaatatatacttaatcttaaataataaactaaactaatcatattttatgtttgacTATTCACTCGTAAATGTTCTTTGATATGTTGCATATGGACGAGGGTCAATGTGGCGCAAACGTTCCTCCAGAAACAGTCGAAACTTATGCACTTCGTCAGCGTCCTCcagaattttctttttctctagAATAAGGCATTCCTTCTGTTGCGTCTCCTTGTTAGTTGTTACACTTTGCCTTAAAGATGCTTCCAGACGTTGCGAGATTTGACAGCGAACTGTGACGCTTTCGTATTGCAGAATCCTTGTTAGTGCCTTGGTTGGAGGACGACGGGGCTTTGTAGACATTTTTGGGAGCACAGTGAGTGGGACAGAactatataattgttttggaTGCTGTTGCTCGTGTCCATTAAGTGTTTTGTCGCCTTCGTTCGCCATCATCTTGGCTAACGCTCGTATAGGCGTCCGTCGCATGTCAACTGAGATCGCCGACGTAGTGGAAGGAACCATAGATGATGAGGGGCCAGCCGAAGGTGTTGCAATATTCGTGGTATGCCCATTTTTTGTAGTTACAGAATTCGATGGCTGATCAATAAACTCCGTTAATGAGGGCTCATCCGGGTGCACATCGTTTTGCACAGCTGCCATCGATTGTTGAAAGtttgttaaatgaaaaacGCCATTCGTATCGTAAAACTTATAGCCCAGCATTTCAAGCGCAATTTCCGTAAGTAAATACGACATTTTTATATCTGGATCgggtttgtttatattttctgtCCCAGTTTAGCACTGTTGTCAACTTAGATATTTTTCAGctagatctggctatttttaGAGTTCATTGGCTAGAAGAATTACAAAATTGCTACGctggaaatctggctattttaaatctatattaaGCTAAGTTTTgccaattatatttttgataaagctGTGCAAATTTGctcaaaataacaattttatattgtttctAGACTTGCTATTGTTTCCCATAAGCCAggcagcactggtgtggaagaTTCCCAGCCGgtgcaaaggctgccaccctgcaaaacTGCCCGATCTGGTTTAagtttttgtacttaaaaaaaacaagtacattttcgAAAATGGGTGTTTTTCATCAataatcttaatttaaaaattttttttcccgagggctgacgaacttcaaacctttattaaaatgttgaccttaattttgtcaagtttctaaattttaattttcaccaaattattaattttttattcagttttttacatttttaaatttgcaatttttatcaggATGGGATGAGGAatttcaaaccttcataaaaatgttttccttaattttatctagtttcgaatttttaatttagttaattcaTTGATACCGATATCTTTTTGTAATACAATCAAAATCTCCCATCTCTAGACCCCTTTCAATTGTTTATTCCCCACAACGAAATTGGGCAGCATTGGTCTGATGTCAGAAACATATGTTTAGCTTGcattatgtataaataatacgttttgttttttattttaccaaTTACCAATCGCATTATTCATGGTTTTACGAAGCCACTTAAATTAGTCAATAGCCAGATTGTGTCAAGATGAAAATCAACGAGAAGAACTTGTGCGTTTTTGCCAGAACGCCGCCCTTTGACATGGAAGGTATGTAAATGAGAAATTCTTTGCTGATGCATTGCGTTTAACAagttactattattattacaggCTTTCTTAAAAAACGGGGCGAGGTAAACAAGGCCTTTCAGAGACGCTATTTTGTGCTGAAAGGCAATCTACTGTTTTACTTTGAAACGCGAATGGACAAGGAACCATTGGGATTAATAATCGTCGAAGGCTGTACCATAGAGTTATCTCTGGAATCGGACATTGACAATTATTGTTTTGAGATAGCATTTAATGGCAATCGTACCTATATACTGGCTGCGGAAACGCAGGAAAGCATGGAGTTATGGATGAAGGCGTTGACGTGCGCTGGCTACGAATACAAAAGAATTATTGTAACCGAGCTGCAACGCCAACTGCAGGAGATTGAAGACTCCAGAAACAGTAAGGAATTAATGTATTAGAAAACTATGCACATGATTAATCAGTTAatatttcttcatttaaaatatttcattactTCGAATTATACGGTTTTAAATTGCCcagtaatatatattttctaattagAATATACTAAATTTCAAGGCCTAACatagttaattaagatatctatgtcataacttgatcaaaactgaatagattttaaaacggaatatcattttgatcatgatttggcctctaaattcattctgtattcaatttttgttcatttagaaaattcaattatttgcgaccaagattcgatttcgatgaaaattaaaaatttgtaatcttaagctttcacttttaatcagcCCCTTAAATcgttataagtataaaacaacactttaaacttgattctgagacctttcattttttttttttttaaattatgcaaaaatgaagaaatattttgacttgtgaagttgctaggtcaaagatttgaccaatttcaaacattcataactttggaaaaacttaaccgattttcaagaggaatatcattttaatctttatttggcatttttattaattctgcatttaaattttattaaattctttaaataaaaatatatattactcTAGATTCTACcaaatattgatttcgattctaagggttccccctttgaaatttcgaaaattcaaaattttaaatctcaagtttaaacttgattctgaaacctttcatttttttgaaaaaatcatgagattgaaataaaaagtggctgagtccgcagtctgaccaacttcaaactgtcatagcttgatcaaaactggtcatgatttggcctctaaatacattctgcattcaaatatttttaaatttgttcaaacaaatttttttaccttacatcttaaaattttaaaatatttcaaaattgatttgctgtactggtaccaaaagaaaaaaaatgaaatataaccttttaccgaaatagttatttcgggacttaccggaaccgaaaccgtaacctaaatttgtttcggtttgattccatGATTGTTGCTCtttaattctaaaaagaatatattgaaaatttccttaagtttattaaagttatttggcagtctgaaaataaatttattaattttttttaatagcttttgctagaatatataataataatgattataatcagTGAGATTAAGaatagatatattttatttattcagaaATGCGCAGTGATACTTCGCTTGCGGAAACGGATGCATCTGGAAAGCCTAAGCCGCCGCCGAGACGTCAAAATCCATTTAATAGGCCGGCACCACCGCCACCTGATGCACCACCAGGTGGTGTTGGCCTTCGTGGTGGTGTTGTCATGTCTCCCATGCCCTTTATACCCGGCTACTTTGGTTCGAGCAATGCTAAAGCGCAACAGgagcaacacaaacaacaacagcaagaacaacatcTGCGCTTGGGTAAGTGAGCTGCTGGATGACGTCATCAAGTCGAGTCACCCGACAGCTGTTTCTTCGAATATTTGAACCTTAAGGTTACCGTTACTCCGATGCAACGGAATGTGCAAAGTGAGAGAGATAAGCGAacagtttgtttttgtacCATGCTTACTTAAATCGATTGTTTCCtacaacacacactcacagttGCTTTTGTTCGTTCTGTCTGCTTTGAGATGCCGTTTTCcgaattaattacaaaaatatgttgcGTATTTCCTAAGCAAGGTTATAAGATTTTACCTTTTGCAGATAATGGCAATGGCAGTCCACAAACTACACCCAAAGCAACGCGCCGACATGGCATTGGACCATCTCCTAGTATCTTCTATAATGATCCGCCCGCAGTGCCTGCCAGACTCTCAGTATTatcgagcagcagcagcaataacaacaacaacaccgacGTCGACCGCTTGGAGGAGCAGCGTCGTCTTATCAAAGCCATTGAGGAGTTCAAACGGAACCACGAGCATTTTCGAAGTGTTGTCATGGCCGATATCGTTGCGTATCGCGATCGTCGAAATAAACCTCTGATACTGTTCTGATCCTGTTACGCAAAATGAACTGGCAGCGACTCCAAATAGGTCTTTATCTTATGTATTATCATCCATTTTGTGCTAAATcaagtttacatttaaattatatttatgttccATTTAAATATACGCGCTGttcacaaaagaaaaaaacttattttctaATGCATTACGAGTATAGAGTGTGtcaagaatttattttgataaagaacaattttgtgttattataaataatagtttaaaCCAATTAgtcttttaatttcttgttttaacacaaaacaattacttgacaccctgtacattatttataaattaagttcaCTGCTCTTATCACCTATAACTGAGACAAATACTCTCTCAGCAGATCGTTGCGTTCTCTTTGTATTACATTGGATTCCTCAATCCGTTTGCTGAGCTCTCGAATGGCGGCAATTCTGCTGCGTTCCAGAACCAAcagttgtcgctgttgctcGTGGGTCACTGACAAATCCGCACTAATGCCTGGCTCTGTCCGCAAGGTGTCAGCTTCCACAGATGCGGAAATATCCGACAAAAAATTATCCTGCGGCTCCTCTGTGAAACTATCGCTCTCTGTCTTCACTGTGGCGGGTAGATTTTCGTTTTGGAACATGTCGTCAAATGTATCATAATATTCCCAGCCGACGCGTTTACGTCCATTTTTTCGTAGTGTTGCGCGGCATGTGCGATAGGTTTTCTTCATGTTCCGCCATTTGCGATCACATATATCCTCATTAATGCCTTTGTAGCCGGCGCGTTCCATGTCATCCACAATTTCCGTCCATAGGGCGCGTTTGCGAGTCTTTGGATCTCGAAACCTGTGACGACGCTCAGAGTACAACTCGACTAGAAGTTTTGTGCTCTTGGCATTCCAATGCCATTCTTCCACGCCGCCCTCGCATTCCAGATAATAATGTGTAGTTTCAGCGTCGTCGtccatttaattatttcattccAATTATTTCTTCTGCAAACGCTTTTCTACCCACAACGTCGCCACCTGACCCAAATGTTGCCACCCGACCGAAAGGCTGCCAGCCTGTTAAATTCACCAATTTGGCAATATTCACCACCTTAggtcaaatgaaaaaaattggtaacttaaaaatttttcacctttattttctttttttttgggaatttcttaattttaaacctagaatttttaaaatttt includes the following:
- the LOC117779721 gene encoding sesquipedalian-1 translates to MKINEKNLCVFARTPPFDMEGFLKKRGEVNKAFQRRYFVLKGNLLFYFETRMDKEPLGLIIVEGCTIELSLESDIDNYCFEIAFNGNRTYILAAETQESMELWMKALTCAGYEYKRIIVTELQRQLQEIEDSRNKMRSDTSLAETDASGKPKPPPRRQNPFNRPAPPPPDAPPGGVGLRGGVVMSPMPFIPGYFGSSNAKAQQEQHKQQQQEQHLRLDNGNGSPQTTPKATRRHGIGPSPSIFYNDPPAVPARLSVLSSSSSNNNNNTDVDRLEEQRRLIKAIEEFKRNHEHFRSVVMADIVAYRDRRNKPLILF
- the LOC117779727 gene encoding uncharacterized protein LOC117779727 produces the protein MSYLLTEIALEMLGYKFYDTNGVFHLTNFQQSMAAVQNDVHPDEPSLTEFIDQPSNSVTTKNGHTTNIATPSAGPSSSMVPSTTSAISVDMRRTPIRALAKMMANEGDKTLNGHEQQHPKQLYSSVPLTVLPKMSTKPRRPPTKALTRILQYESVTVRCQISQRLEASLRQSVTTNKETQQKECLILEKKKILEDADEVHKFRLFLEERLRHIDPRPYATYQRTFTSE
- the LOC117779731 gene encoding uncharacterized protein LOC117779731, producing the protein MDDDAETTHYYLECEGGVEEWHWNAKSTKLLVELYSERRHRFRDPKTRKRALWTEIVDDMERAGYKGINEDICDRKWRNMKKTYRTCRATLRKNGRKRVGWEYYDTFDDMFQNENLPATVKTESDSFTEEPQDNFLSDISASVEADTLRTEPGISADLSVTHEQQRQLLVLERSRIAAIRELSKRIEESNVIQRERNDLLREYLSQL
- the LOC117779730 gene encoding protein slowmo — protein: MKIWTSEHVFNHPWETVTQAAWRKYPNPMTPSIIGTDVVERKVVDGVLHTHRLVQSKWYFPKWTHALIGTAKSCFASERSTVDPQRKQMVLKTNNLTFCRNISVDEVLYYEPHPADSAKTMLRQEATVTVYGVPLSHYMEDLLTNTISANAGKGRQGLEWVIGLINTEVKGIAESAARGTDELIHSTRRSIDEVTESARKSMDEISVQATKAAKAMHIT